A section of the Leptotrichia sp. HSP-342 genome encodes:
- a CDS encoding ATP-binding protein, with the protein MIERKIYFEKIKPFIDKDIIKVLTGIRRSGKSVMLKLIMKELKKNGVNENQFIYINFENLRNRHLCYADTLNEYILEKAENIQEKCYLFLDEIQEVKEWEKCINSLRTEDKQFDIYITGSNAKLLSGELATYLAGRYVEVEIYPFSFKEFCSIYQNINQNISKEEMFEKYVKLGGMPFLHNLNYDAESSMQYLKDIYSSIILKDITQRNNIRNTELLERIINYIVMNIGNTFSANSISKYFKSENRKVAVDTVLNYIKACENAFLIHKVPRYEIQGKEVLNVSEKYYIADHGIREAILETNERDINQIFENIVYMELLRKGYNIKIGKLNNLEIDFACTKTNNEKIYIQVAYLLASEDIIKREFLPFEKINDNYPKYVISMDRFDMSRNGIKHLNIIDFLLKD; encoded by the coding sequence ATGATAGAAAGAAAAATTTATTTTGAAAAAATTAAGCCCTTTATAGATAAAGATATTATTAAAGTTTTGACAGGAATAAGGAGAAGTGGTAAATCTGTAATGTTAAAATTGATTATGAAAGAATTGAAAAAAAACGGTGTTAACGAAAATCAATTTATTTATATCAATTTTGAAAATTTAAGAAATAGACATCTTTGTTATGCTGATACATTGAATGAATATATATTGGAAAAAGCAGAAAATATTCAAGAAAAATGCTATTTATTTTTGGATGAAATTCAGGAAGTAAAAGAGTGGGAAAAGTGTATAAATTCATTAAGAACAGAAGATAAGCAATTTGATATTTATATAACAGGTTCCAACGCTAAACTATTATCGGGAGAACTTGCAACTTACCTTGCAGGAAGATACGTTGAAGTTGAAATTTACCCTTTTTCTTTCAAAGAGTTTTGTTCAATATACCAAAATATAAATCAAAATATTTCAAAAGAAGAAATGTTTGAAAAGTATGTCAAACTAGGTGGAATGCCATTTTTACATAACTTGAATTATGATGCGGAATCAAGCATGCAATATTTAAAAGATATATATTCATCAATAATATTAAAAGATATTACTCAAAGAAATAATATAAGAAATACTGAATTATTAGAGCGAATCATCAATTACATCGTAATGAACATTGGGAATACATTTTCTGCAAATTCAATTTCAAAATATTTTAAAAGCGAAAATAGAAAAGTTGCAGTAGATACTGTGCTAAATTACATAAAAGCCTGTGAAAACGCATTTTTGATTCACAAAGTCCCTCGTTACGAAATACAAGGTAAAGAAGTTCTAAATGTGAGTGAAAAATATTATATTGCAGACCATGGAATAAGGGAAGCAATTTTAGAAACAAACGAAAGAGATATAAATCAAATTTTTGAAAATATTGTATACATGGAATTATTGCGAAAAGGCTATAACATAAAAATCGGAAAATTGAATAATTTAGAAATAGATTTTGCCTGTACAAAAACAAATAATGAGAAAATTTATATTCAGGTAGCATATTTACTTGCATCTGAAGACATTATAAAAAGAGAATTTTTACCATTTGAAAAAATTAATGATAATTATCCAAAATATGTAATTTCTATGGATAGATTTGATATGTCAAGAAATGGGATAAAACATTTGAATATTATTGATTTTTTATTGAAAGACTAA
- the trpC gene encoding indole-3-glycerol phosphate synthase TrpC — MDILEKIKIKRNTQLEEELKSFKQPSLKKALNQKGIQIIGEIKRASPSKGKIAKDDFDLLKQAQSYVDKGVSAFSILTEKEYFKGENDFIKIVREKFPEMPILRKDFIYTPFQVAHAKFLGASAILLIVRMLDDKTLLELHKLAQNLEMDVLVETHDEEEIRRALKIPNLEILGINNRNLNTFEVDIKTTEKLINEIPSDVFNNLTIVSESGFLSKEDVKYAEKLNVDGLLIGEALMKGLL, encoded by the coding sequence ATGGATATTTTAGAAAAAATAAAAATAAAAAGAAATACACAGCTTGAAGAAGAATTAAAATCTTTTAAACAGCCGTCTTTAAAAAAGGCACTTAATCAAAAGGGAATTCAGATTATTGGGGAAATTAAAAGGGCTTCTCCATCAAAGGGAAAAATTGCAAAAGATGATTTTGATTTATTAAAACAGGCACAAAGTTATGTAGATAAAGGAGTTTCAGCTTTTTCGATATTGACAGAAAAGGAATATTTTAAAGGGGAGAATGATTTTATAAAAATTGTAAGAGAAAAATTTCCAGAAATGCCAATTTTGAGAAAAGATTTTATTTATACTCCGTTTCAAGTGGCTCATGCTAAATTTTTAGGAGCTTCAGCAATTTTACTGATTGTGAGAATGCTGGATGATAAGACGCTTTTGGAACTTCATAAGCTGGCACAGAATTTGGAAATGGATGTTCTGGTGGAAACTCATGATGAAGAGGAAATAAGAAGGGCTTTGAAAATTCCGAACTTGGAAATTTTGGGAATTAATAACCGAAATTTAAATACTTTTGAAGTTGATATTAAAACTACGGAAAAATTGATAAATGAAATTCCAAGCGATGTTTTTAACAATTTGACTATCGTAAGTGAAAGTGGATTTTTGTCAAAAGAAGATGTGAAGTATGCAGAAAAATTGAACGTGGATGGACTGCTAATTGGGGAGGCACTTATGAAAGGGCTTCTTTAG
- a CDS encoding PTS sugar transporter subunit IIB, giving the protein MKKILLCCAAGMSTSLLVNKMKAEAEKRGIEAEIWAEPLDKAKEEFPKADVILLGPQVKYALPEAKKIAEENNINIDVINMVDYGMMNGAKVLDQALNLIK; this is encoded by the coding sequence ATGAAAAAAATTTTATTATGCTGTGCAGCAGGAATGTCTACTAGTCTATTAGTAAACAAAATGAAAGCTGAGGCTGAAAAAAGAGGAATTGAAGCTGAAATTTGGGCAGAACCTCTTGATAAGGCAAAAGAAGAATTTCCAAAAGCTGATGTTATTCTATTAGGACCACAAGTTAAATATGCTTTACCTGAAGCAAAAAAAATCGCTGAAGAAAACAACATTAATATAGATGTAATTAACATGGTTGACTATGGAATGATGAATGGGGCAAAAGTTCTGGATCAAGCGTTAAATTTAATTAAATAG
- the trpB gene encoding tryptophan synthase subunit beta codes for MENKHFNEKAYFGQFGGQFVPETAMFALSELESEYEKLKNDKEFFEEFDNLLKNYVGRETPLYYAKNLSEYYNHDIYLKREDLNHTGAHKINNALGQVLLAKKMGKKKVIAETGAGQHGVATATAAALLGLECDVYMGAVDIERQKLNVFRMELLGARVISIEDGLKTLKEATTAAIQSWVAEIETVFYVIGSVVGPHPYPTIVRDFQSIIGYEAKAQLEELGKHADHVIACVGGGSNAIGIFSAFLEDSSTKLYGVEAGGYGIDTDMHAATLTLGKPGIIHGMKTYVLQNKYGQISPVHSISAGLDYPGVGPEHSHLFDTKRATYAPITDDEAIKALMLVTRKEGIIPAIESSHALAYLEKLCPVLSKDKRETIIVNVSGRGDKDMHTVFSVLKDKETDGKNGIYELNGGLENE; via the coding sequence ATGGAAAATAAACATTTTAATGAAAAGGCATATTTTGGGCAATTTGGTGGACAATTTGTACCTGAAACTGCGATGTTTGCTCTATCGGAACTAGAATCCGAATATGAAAAGCTAAAAAATGACAAGGAATTTTTTGAAGAATTTGATAATTTGCTAAAAAATTATGTTGGACGTGAAACTCCGCTCTATTATGCCAAAAATTTGAGTGAATATTATAACCATGATATTTACCTGAAAAGAGAAGACTTGAACCATACTGGTGCTCATAAAATTAATAATGCGCTTGGGCAGGTTTTACTTGCTAAAAAAATGGGGAAGAAGAAAGTTATTGCTGAAACTGGGGCTGGACAGCATGGAGTTGCTACTGCTACTGCAGCCGCTCTATTAGGTTTGGAGTGTGACGTTTACATGGGGGCTGTTGACATTGAACGGCAAAAATTAAATGTTTTTAGAATGGAGCTTTTGGGTGCGAGAGTTATTTCTATTGAAGATGGGCTTAAAACCTTGAAGGAAGCGACAACTGCAGCTATTCAATCTTGGGTTGCAGAAATAGAAACTGTGTTTTATGTAATCGGATCTGTTGTAGGGCCTCATCCGTATCCAACTATCGTGCGTGATTTTCAGTCAATCATCGGTTACGAAGCAAAAGCACAGCTGGAGGAACTTGGAAAACATGCTGATCACGTGATTGCCTGTGTTGGTGGCGGAAGTAATGCTATTGGTATTTTTAGTGCATTTTTGGAAGACAGCTCAACAAAACTTTATGGAGTCGAAGCTGGAGGATACGGAATTGATACAGATATGCACGCTGCCACATTGACACTTGGAAAACCTGGAATTATTCATGGAATGAAAACTTATGTTCTTCAAAACAAATATGGACAAATAAGTCCAGTTCACTCAATTTCCGCTGGACTTGACTATCCAGGAGTAGGTCCCGAACATTCACATTTATTTGATACAAAAAGGGCAACTTACGCACCAATTACTGATGATGAGGCAATAAAGGCATTAATGCTTGTTACAAGAAAAGAAGGTATTATTCCAGCAATTGAGAGTTCCCATGCGTTAGCCTATCTTGAAAAATTATGTCCTGTACTTTCTAAAGACAAGAGAGAAACTATCATTGTAAATGTGTCTGGACGTGGAGATAAAGATATGCATACTGTTTTTTCCGTATTAAAAGACAAGGAAACTGATGGAAAAAACGGAATTTATGAGTTAAATGGAGGTTTAGAAAATGAGTGA
- the celB gene encoding PTS cellobiose transporter subunit IIC, producing the protein MANIMDKFTQFLEEKLMPVAVKVANQRHLAAIKDGMVITLPFIIAGSVFLILGNLPIPALANFYKYNAVGEIIAKWLSYPVDVTFNLLGFIACIGISYKLAQHYKLDEISSTILGVLAFLLVTPFHNGIPLPSMGSGGLFVAIIMSLLAIEIVNFIVKKNIIIEMPDSVPPAVSKSFAALIPGFFVILISLIIRILFEVSPFGNIHKVVEMVLTKPLTALGGSFFGMMGLSFITNLLWTAGIHGSNLVTGGIARPVLDTLMDQNRIALSAGKPLPNIVTTQFFDIFHNMGGSGTTFSLAIMLLFLSKSKQLKEIGKLAIGPAFFNINEPILFGLPIVMNPILIIPFILAPLVTVMVTYLAMYSGLVAKVTGVALPWTTPPFISGFLATSHWTGAAIQVVNFFITAAIYYPFFKIWDDKKLQEENGTASTN; encoded by the coding sequence ATGGCAAACATTATGGACAAATTTACACAATTTTTAGAAGAAAAATTAATGCCTGTAGCTGTAAAAGTGGCTAATCAGAGACATTTAGCGGCAATCAAAGATGGAATGGTTATTACATTGCCATTTATTATAGCAGGATCTGTATTTTTGATTTTAGGAAACTTGCCGATACCAGCATTAGCTAATTTTTATAAATATAATGCAGTTGGAGAAATTATCGCAAAATGGTTATCCTATCCTGTTGATGTAACATTTAATTTATTAGGCTTTATTGCGTGTATCGGTATCTCATATAAATTGGCTCAACATTATAAATTAGATGAAATTTCTAGTACAATCTTAGGAGTTTTAGCATTTTTACTGGTAACTCCTTTTCATAATGGTATCCCACTGCCTAGTATGGGAAGCGGAGGATTATTTGTAGCTATAATAATGTCACTTTTGGCAATAGAAATTGTAAACTTTATCGTGAAAAAGAACATTATTATTGAAATGCCTGATTCTGTGCCACCTGCAGTATCAAAATCATTTGCTGCATTAATTCCAGGATTTTTTGTTATTCTAATTTCATTAATAATAAGAATTTTATTTGAAGTTTCTCCATTTGGAAATATCCATAAGGTTGTTGAAATGGTATTAACTAAACCGCTTACAGCATTAGGAGGATCTTTCTTTGGAATGATGGGACTTTCTTTCATAACTAATTTACTATGGACTGCTGGAATACATGGTTCAAACCTAGTAACAGGAGGTATAGCAAGACCTGTACTGGATACATTAATGGATCAGAATAGAATTGCACTTAGTGCTGGAAAACCTCTTCCAAATATAGTTACAACTCAGTTCTTTGATATTTTTCATAATATGGGAGGTTCTGGAACAACTTTCTCTCTTGCTATTATGCTTCTTTTCCTTTCTAAGAGTAAACAGCTTAAAGAAATTGGTAAATTAGCAATTGGTCCTGCTTTTTTCAATATTAACGAACCCATTTTATTTGGACTTCCAATAGTTATGAACCCTATTTTAATCATTCCATTTATACTGGCTCCGTTAGTTACAGTAATGGTTACTTACCTAGCGATGTATTCAGGGTTAGTTGCAAAAGTAACTGGAGTTGCCTTGCCTTGGACAACGCCGCCTTTCATATCTGGTTTTCTCGCAACGAGCCATTGGACAGGAGCAGCCATACAAGTAGTAAACTTCTTCATAACAGCGGCTATTTACTATCCATTCTTTAAAATATGGGATGATAAAAAATTGCAGGAAGAAAACGGTACAGCAAGTACAAATTAA
- a CDS encoding phosphoribosylanthranilate isomerase: MEKKENNVATDNFTENTAKLKVCGIRSITEINELKTLDIDYFGCIFAESQRQVDSELAAKITRIAHRHGKRTVGVFVNAMIENVVKIVEETDVDIVQLHGDESVEYCMELTQKLEKLYEKNCFGKRKNFPAKTKLWKVFGVTDELPNITDYKPYIEYPLFDAKGVNRGGNGIVFDWDILKKLEKYSFVLAGGLSIENIQKALEYKPAILDINSKVEVNNRKSKELVENVVNLVKKK; this comes from the coding sequence TTGGAGAAAAAAGAAAATAATGTGGCAACTGATAATTTCACAGAAAATACTGCTAAATTAAAGGTTTGTGGAATTAGGAGCATTACTGAAATTAATGAATTGAAAACTTTGGATATTGACTATTTCGGATGTATTTTTGCAGAAAGTCAAAGGCAAGTGGATAGCGAACTTGCGGCTAAAATTACACGGATTGCACACAGGCATGGGAAAAGAACTGTAGGTGTGTTTGTAAATGCGATGATTGAGAATGTTGTAAAAATTGTAGAAGAAACAGATGTTGATATTGTGCAGCTGCATGGAGATGAGTCAGTGGAATATTGCATGGAACTTACTCAAAAATTAGAAAAATTGTACGAAAAAAATTGTTTTGGAAAACGTAAAAATTTCCCTGCTAAAACAAAACTTTGGAAAGTTTTTGGCGTAACCGATGAACTTCCGAATATTACTGACTACAAGCCGTATATTGAATATCCCCTATTTGATGCAAAAGGAGTAAATCGTGGGGGAAATGGAATTGTCTTTGATTGGGATATTTTGAAAAAATTGGAGAAATATTCGTTTGTACTGGCTGGAGGGCTGTCGATTGAGAATATTCAAAAAGCGCTTGAGTACAAGCCTGCCATTTTGGATATAAACAGCAAAGTTGAAGTTAATAATAGAAAAAGTAAGGAATTAGTTGAAAATGTTGTAAATTTGGTAAAAAAGAAATAA
- the trpD gene encoding anthranilate phosphoribosyltransferase, protein MILTIDNYDSFVFNVEQYLKEMTDDEVITVRNDAITIDDIKKMNPSKIIFSPGPKHPKDSGICLEILNNTDELGNIPILGICLGHQAIGMNFGGEIKRLENPLHGKTSEITVLSENSVLFKNLPKKFKVMRYHSLYVNDIPEDLEVTAKSEDGVAMAVEHKSKNIFGIQFHPESIFTEYGKNMIRNFLNIEVSKTLQNNENSKNTNEKGNFIDMNKYLKKLQENIALTDTDFREICKIIDSKNYDIVQLGALLVLISEKSLYPESLTAFVKNILEYSTTFEDDSDMIDVCGTGGDGFKTINISTAVAFILGAMGVNVAKHGNRAISSKSGSSDVLDKLGVPLENSLANQIEKLHVKNLAFFHAPFFHKLVGEVREVRGRLGIRTVFNILGPLLHPNTKLKYQLVGLYHEPVHRLYAETLQLLGRKHALAVRGNDGLDEITICDDTKIIEAKDEQILEYTISPESFGFKRAFHSEIEGGTPEENAEILIKILKGEEKSAKFDIVVLNVMFALYTADVVDHPAKAKDMVLEAIESGKVYEFYKDYVKITK, encoded by the coding sequence ATGATTTTAACGATTGACAATTATGATTCGTTTGTATTTAATGTTGAGCAATATTTGAAGGAAATGACTGATGATGAAGTTATTACTGTTAGAAATGACGCAATTACAATTGATGATATAAAAAAAATGAATCCTAGCAAAATAATTTTTTCTCCAGGTCCAAAACATCCAAAGGACAGCGGAATTTGCCTAGAAATTTTAAATAATACTGATGAACTGGGGAATATTCCAATTTTAGGAATTTGTCTTGGACATCAGGCAATTGGAATGAATTTTGGTGGAGAAATAAAAAGGCTTGAAAATCCGTTGCATGGTAAAACTTCAGAAATTACAGTTTTATCCGAGAATTCTGTATTATTTAAAAACTTGCCAAAAAAATTTAAAGTTATGAGATATCATTCACTTTATGTTAACGATATTCCAGAAGATCTTGAAGTTACGGCAAAGTCTGAGGATGGGGTTGCGATGGCTGTGGAACATAAAAGTAAAAATATTTTTGGAATTCAGTTTCATCCAGAATCAATTTTTACTGAATATGGAAAAAATATGATACGAAACTTCTTGAATATTGAAGTTTCAAAAACTTTGCAAAATAATGAAAATTCTAAAAATACTAACGAGAAAGGAAACTTTATAGATATGAATAAATATTTAAAAAAATTACAGGAAAATATTGCATTGACAGATACTGATTTTCGTGAAATCTGTAAAATTATTGACAGTAAAAATTATGACATTGTACAGCTTGGAGCTTTGCTTGTACTAATTTCAGAAAAAAGCCTTTATCCTGAATCGCTTACAGCATTTGTAAAAAATATTCTGGAATACAGCACAACTTTTGAAGATGATTCTGATATGATTGATGTTTGCGGAACTGGCGGCGATGGATTCAAGACAATAAATATTTCAACAGCAGTTGCATTTATTCTGGGAGCAATGGGAGTAAATGTTGCAAAACATGGAAACCGTGCAATCTCAAGTAAAAGTGGAAGCAGTGATGTGCTTGACAAACTAGGAGTACCACTTGAAAACTCTCTTGCAAATCAAATTGAAAAACTGCACGTAAAAAATCTTGCTTTCTTTCATGCCCCGTTTTTCCACAAATTAGTTGGAGAAGTACGAGAAGTTAGAGGCCGTCTTGGAATCAGAACTGTCTTTAACATTTTAGGTCCACTGCTTCATCCAAACACAAAATTAAAATACCAATTGGTTGGACTTTACCACGAGCCTGTACACAGATTATACGCTGAAACATTACAATTACTCGGAAGAAAACATGCATTAGCTGTTCGTGGAAATGATGGGCTTGATGAAATAACAATTTGTGATGACACTAAAATTATTGAAGCAAAAGATGAACAAATTCTCGAATATACAATCTCTCCTGAAAGTTTTGGCTTTAAGCGGGCTTTCCATTCTGAAATTGAAGGCGGAACTCCAGAGGAAAATGCTGAAATTTTGATAAAAATCTTAAAAGGCGAAGAAAAATCAGCAAAATTTGATATTGTTGTATTAAATGTAATGTTCGCACTTTATACTGCGGATGTGGTGGATCACCCTGCAAAAGCAAAGGATATGGTTTTAGAAGCGATTGAGAGTGGGAAGGTTTATGAGTTTTATAAAGATTATGTGAAAATCACAAAATAA
- a CDS encoding replication initiation protein: MDIYAPINKHFLENKKIKISFSKVLNKKEKYFLKFLFMEYKLLEKFEKATILQDVDLNEILDVLKFSTFEQLKKFLDNLQVKKLEFSIFSNDKIVLYGRFPILVSYNIVYSKIEFQFAREIQNARKNNTLFSLLRFDFLVFMGDEATYNFYAYLISDKNYNNDTVITLERLKEMFDTGDKYERFFDFEKQILKKAIETINLFSDIKVVYEKIKVGEHVNNKVEKIRFKIIDNSKSSEEKNRELVQHINSIMDLIKNDIKDFHATYELIKKYILKKNYDYVYTNVIFTKKQFKNNIEKQLKKVLLLDLGQSLKNNLKHESEVLNIKRKYRTPFFLQLDISNLMRQNHLENELRILVDDGYFNEILTLKNEQIMEQSFTDFKIYIKYFQNSKSQIKIIKFL; this comes from the coding sequence ATGGATATTTATGCACCAATTAACAAACATTTTTTAGAAAATAAAAAAATAAAAATTTCATTTTCAAAAGTATTGAATAAAAAAGAAAAATATTTTTTAAAGTTTCTTTTTATGGAATATAAGTTGCTGGAAAAATTTGAGAAAGCGACTATTTTACAAGATGTTGATTTAAATGAAATATTAGATGTGCTTAAATTTTCTACATTTGAGCAATTGAAAAAATTTTTGGATAATTTACAAGTGAAAAAGCTGGAGTTCTCAATTTTTAGTAATGATAAAATTGTACTTTACGGACGATTTCCAATTTTGGTGTCTTACAATATTGTTTATTCCAAAATTGAATTTCAATTTGCAAGAGAAATTCAAAATGCTAGGAAAAATAATACTTTATTCTCACTTCTTAGATTTGATTTTCTGGTTTTTATGGGAGATGAGGCTACTTATAATTTTTATGCTTATTTAATTTCTGATAAAAATTATAATAATGATACTGTAATTACATTAGAAAGACTAAAAGAAATGTTTGATACTGGGGATAAATATGAGCGTTTTTTTGACTTTGAGAAACAGATCTTAAAAAAAGCAATTGAAACTATAAATCTTTTTTCTGACATTAAGGTTGTCTATGAAAAAATTAAGGTTGGAGAACATGTAAATAATAAAGTGGAAAAAATTCGTTTTAAGATAATTGATAACAGTAAATCTTCCGAAGAGAAAAACAGGGAACTTGTTCAGCATATAAACAGCATTATGGACTTGATAAAAAATGATATAAAAGATTTTCATGCCACTTATGAATTGATAAAAAAGTATATTTTGAAGAAAAATTACGATTACGTTTATACAAATGTTATTTTTACAAAAAAGCAATTTAAAAACAATATAGAAAAGCAGTTAAAAAAAGTTTTGCTGCTTGATTTGGGACAATCCTTAAAAAATAACTTAAAACATGAATCAGAGGTTTTGAACATAAAAAGAAAATACCGTACTCCTTTTTTCCTTCAGCTTGATATATCCAATCTCATGCGTCAGAATCATTTGGAAAATGAGCTTAGAATTCTAGTTGACGATGGATATTTTAACGAAATTCTTACTTTAAAAAATGAACAGATAATGGAACAGAGCTTTACTGACTTCAAAATCTATATAAAGTACTTCCAAAATTCTAAAAGCCAAATAAAAATCATAAAATTCCTATAA
- a CDS encoding anthranilate synthase component I family protein has translation MLTNKPTYYYSIIRKKFSNSYFAEDERQVIIGIDCEYFDSNEYSYDSLKKIYNSFVKQKRLSPFAGLFGTFAYESIHFFEKIGKIEKEQFKFPQFIFANAKAYLHYSKTSKEFSFYGDKEKYFNFLNDKISEKFNDSDLFYDIKTDFEEEKLHYYEIIEEAKEYIKSGDIFQVVLSEQLKLTSNMDSLDFYEKLSKANPSPYMYHFPTKYGDIVGSSPEILVDISSDNIYIAPIAGTRPRGKDANEDAFLANDLLNDEKECAEHRMLVDLARNDIGKFAESGSVVVKNLMHIKNYEHVMHIVTDVYGKKRKDVSIFEVIAQALPAGTLSGSPKIRAMQIISELETFKRNVYAGGIGFLRFNGDVQLAIIIRTAFFENKNYDLNKVDEVRNVFIQAGAGIVFDSVKEKEYDEICHKRASVLNIFKKFCNEEKNKNNENKSGKDVK, from the coding sequence ATGTTAACAAACAAACCTACTTATTACTACTCTATTATAAGAAAAAAATTTAGCAATTCCTATTTTGCTGAAGATGAAAGGCAAGTTATTATTGGGATTGACTGTGAATATTTTGATTCTAATGAATACAGTTATGACTCGTTAAAAAAAATATACAATTCTTTTGTAAAACAGAAAAGACTTTCCCCTTTTGCAGGGCTTTTTGGGACATTTGCTTATGAGTCGATACATTTTTTTGAAAAAATTGGAAAAATTGAAAAAGAGCAGTTTAAATTTCCACAATTTATTTTTGCCAATGCAAAGGCATATTTACATTATTCAAAGACTAGTAAAGAATTTTCCTTTTATGGAGATAAAGAAAAATATTTTAATTTTTTAAATGATAAAATTTCTGAAAAATTTAATGATTCTGATTTATTTTATGATATAAAAACAGATTTTGAAGAGGAAAAATTACATTATTATGAAATTATTGAAGAAGCGAAGGAATATATTAAGTCTGGAGATATTTTTCAAGTTGTTCTAAGCGAGCAGTTAAAACTTACATCAAATATGGATTCTCTTGATTTTTATGAAAAATTGTCAAAGGCAAATCCAAGTCCGTATATGTACCATTTTCCTACGAAATATGGAGATATAGTTGGTTCTAGCCCTGAAATACTGGTTGATATTTCATCGGATAATATTTATATTGCTCCTATCGCTGGAACTCGCCCCAGAGGAAAAGATGCTAACGAAGACGCATTTTTAGCAAACGACTTATTAAATGATGAAAAAGAATGTGCTGAACATAGAATGCTTGTTGACTTGGCTAGAAATGATATTGGGAAATTTGCAGAAAGTGGCTCAGTTGTTGTAAAAAATCTTATGCATATTAAGAATTATGAACATGTAATGCACATTGTAACTGATGTTTACGGGAAAAAGCGAAAAGATGTGTCGATATTTGAAGTTATCGCTCAGGCTCTTCCAGCGGGAACGCTTTCTGGATCGCCAAAAATTCGTGCTATGCAAATTATTTCAGAACTCGAGACATTTAAAAGAAATGTTTATGCTGGCGGAATTGGATTCTTAAGATTTAATGGAGATGTTCAGCTTGCGATTATTATTCGTACTGCATTTTTTGAAAATAAAAATTACGACTTGAATAAAGTTGATGAGGTTCGGAATGTATTTATTCAGGCTGGAGCAGGAATTGTGTTTGATTCTGTAAAAGAAAAAGAATATGATGAAATTTGCCATAAAAGAGCTTCTGTGCTAAACATTTTTAAAAAATTCTGTAATGAAGAAAAAAATAAAAACAATGAAAATAAAAGTGGAAAGGATGTGAAATAA
- a CDS encoding PTS lactose/cellobiose transporter subunit IIA has protein sequence MAEEILDIEMIAMTLIGQAGETKSLAYQAMNAAKAGKFDEAEEFMKQSTEEMLKAHELQTDLIVREAGGEKIDVGLIMVHSQDHLMTAILFKELAKEFIEVYKRLEQK, from the coding sequence ATGGCTGAAGAAATATTGGATATTGAAATGATTGCAATGACATTGATTGGACAGGCAGGAGAAACTAAAAGTTTGGCTTATCAGGCTATGAATGCGGCGAAGGCAGGGAAGTTTGATGAAGCGGAAGAATTTATGAAGCAATCTACTGAGGAAATGCTGAAGGCACATGAATTACAGACAGATTTGATTGTAAGGGAAGCTGGAGGAGAAAAAATTGATGTTGGATTAATTATGGTACATTCACAGGATCACTTGATGACGGCAATTTTGTTTAAGGAACTGGCAAAGGAATTTATTGAAGTGTACAAGAGATTGGAACAAAAATAG